In one Terriglobia bacterium genomic region, the following are encoded:
- the mtnA gene encoding S-methyl-5-thioribose-1-phosphate isomerase has translation MYVAQPIAWTDRGVVMLDQRRLPAEEISYTYTDYREVAKAIREMVIRGAPAIGVAAAMGVALGVLHSRAASLEALRAEFSGICDTLAQTRPTAVDLFWALERMKRRFAELAAGTSDLAKIRQALVEEAKQVHLEKKATDEAIGRFGAEFMPASGQVMTQCNAGALATAGIGTALGVIRVAFQQGKKLHVLVPETRPYLQGARLTAWELHRGGIPLTLITDNMVGHFLKSGKVGAIVTGADRIAANGDTANKIGTYQIAVLARENNVPFYIAAPVSTLDLSIPDGSHIPIEERSAAEVTHIQGVRIAPDVHAAHPAFDVTPARYIAAIFTERGVARAPYSDSLRALAAS, from the coding sequence ATGTACGTTGCACAGCCCATTGCCTGGACCGACCGCGGTGTGGTCATGCTCGATCAGCGCCGCCTTCCCGCGGAGGAGATCAGCTACACCTACACCGACTACCGCGAAGTCGCCAAAGCCATTCGCGAGATGGTCATTCGCGGCGCACCGGCCATCGGCGTGGCCGCGGCCATGGGCGTGGCCCTCGGCGTCCTCCACTCCCGCGCGGCCTCGCTCGAAGCTCTGCGCGCGGAGTTCTCCGGAATCTGTGACACCCTCGCCCAGACCCGCCCCACCGCCGTGGACCTCTTCTGGGCCCTCGAGCGCATGAAGCGCCGCTTCGCCGAGCTTGCCGCTGGGACCTCGGACCTCGCCAAAATCCGCCAGGCCCTCGTCGAGGAAGCCAAGCAGGTGCATCTCGAGAAGAAAGCTACCGATGAAGCCATCGGCCGCTTCGGCGCGGAATTCATGCCTGCCTCAGGCCAGGTCATGACCCAGTGCAACGCCGGCGCTCTGGCCACCGCCGGCATCGGCACGGCTCTCGGCGTCATCCGCGTCGCCTTTCAGCAGGGGAAGAAGCTGCACGTGCTGGTGCCGGAGACCCGCCCGTATCTGCAGGGAGCGCGCCTCACCGCCTGGGAGCTGCATCGCGGCGGCATCCCGCTCACGCTCATCACCGACAACATGGTCGGCCACTTCCTGAAGTCCGGCAAAGTCGGCGCGATCGTTACCGGCGCGGACCGCATCGCCGCCAACGGCGACACCGCCAATAAGATCGGCACCTACCAGATCGCCGTCCTGGCCAGGGAAAACAACGTGCCCTTCTATATCGCCGCGCCCGTCTCCACCCTCGATCTCTCCATCCCCGACGGCAGCCACATCCCCATCGAAGAGCGCTCGGCCGCCGAAGTCACGCACATCCAGGGCGTGCGCATCGCCCCCGACGTCCACGCCGCGCACCCCGCCTTCGACGTCACTCCCGCACGCTACATCGCCGCCATCTTCACCGAGCGCGGCGTCGCCCGCGCCCCGTACAGCGATTCCCTCCGCGCCCTCGCCGCCTCCTAG
- a CDS encoding PPOX class F420-dependent oxidoreductase has translation MNTTSEFAEFAGKKYLNLETYRKDGRAVRTPVWFAAAEDAAQGAGPQKLYVYTIGESGKVKRIRNNERVRIAPCDMRGGLLGEWVTARAEILTGEEAARGMRLLNRKYVPWKQLLDFFAMFRRRQRIVMAIRPE, from the coding sequence ATGAACACGACGTCTGAATTCGCGGAGTTTGCCGGAAAGAAATATCTGAATCTGGAGACGTATCGGAAGGACGGCAGGGCGGTGCGGACGCCGGTGTGGTTTGCGGCGGCCGAGGATGCGGCGCAAGGCGCAGGGCCGCAGAAGCTGTATGTCTACACGATCGGGGAGTCCGGCAAGGTGAAGCGCATCCGGAACAATGAGCGCGTGCGGATAGCGCCGTGCGACATGCGCGGAGGATTGCTGGGAGAGTGGGTCACGGCGCGGGCGGAGATTCTCACCGGCGAGGAAGCGGCGCGGGGGATGCGGCTGCTAAACCGGAAGTATGTTCCGTGGAAGCAGCTGCTGGATTTTTTCGCGATGTTCCGGCGGCGGCAGCGGATCGTGATGGCTATCCGGCCGGAGTGA
- a CDS encoding ABC transporter permease codes for MSRTLGGTAAGRVRGLAGAARRVELRETFLLAMDSLRRNPLRSALTVLGIVIGISTVITVSTVINGLNENVLGGIRELGSDTIICYRFPWATLSRPPSEWFTRKELQPEWAEEIALLPHVSAASPSLRIFLPQFGSGSASVRRGGYRAKNVILQGNAPGLAKIFEIKLERGRWLTDTDMEHRSPVVELGYDTTRILFPDPQEDPIGKEVTLDGQLFTVIGTAQKRKQGISGGTNPEDNIAMMPDTTLRKLYPNQKDYVIFAKARDPEKVGEAVEEIRELLRRKRRLASDKPDDFALFTSDYFLELWNKISGLIFILTFAVAFVALLVGGIGVMNIMLVSVTERTREIGVRKAVGAKRSNILLQFLLESVVLCAVGGVIGVLAGSGLGLSLRVVLSFPATLSVFWILTALTLCAVIGIGFGMYPAWKAARLDPVEALRHE; via the coding sequence ATGAGCCGGACACTGGGCGGAACGGCCGCGGGGCGGGTGCGCGGGCTGGCGGGCGCGGCGCGGCGGGTGGAGCTGCGCGAGACGTTCCTGCTGGCCATGGATTCGCTGCGGCGCAATCCGCTGCGCTCGGCGCTGACCGTGCTGGGCATCGTGATCGGGATCAGCACGGTCATCACCGTGAGCACGGTCATCAACGGCCTGAACGAAAACGTGCTGGGGGGCATCCGCGAGCTGGGCTCGGACACCATCATCTGCTACCGCTTTCCGTGGGCGACGCTGTCGCGGCCGCCGAGCGAATGGTTCACGCGGAAGGAGCTGCAACCGGAATGGGCGGAGGAGATCGCGCTGCTGCCGCACGTGTCGGCGGCGTCGCCGTCGCTGCGGATTTTCCTGCCGCAGTTCGGAAGCGGAAGCGCGAGCGTGCGGCGGGGCGGGTACCGGGCGAAGAACGTGATTCTGCAGGGGAATGCGCCGGGGCTGGCCAAGATTTTCGAGATCAAGCTGGAGCGCGGGCGGTGGCTGACGGATACGGACATGGAGCACCGTTCGCCGGTTGTGGAGCTGGGCTACGATACGACGCGCATCCTTTTTCCCGACCCGCAGGAGGACCCCATCGGGAAGGAGGTCACGCTGGACGGGCAACTGTTCACGGTGATCGGGACGGCGCAGAAGCGCAAGCAGGGGATCTCCGGGGGCACGAACCCGGAAGACAACATCGCCATGATGCCGGACACGACGCTGCGCAAGCTCTATCCGAACCAGAAGGACTACGTGATCTTCGCGAAGGCCCGCGATCCCGAAAAGGTGGGCGAGGCGGTGGAAGAGATCCGCGAGCTGCTGCGGCGGAAGCGGCGGCTGGCGAGCGACAAGCCGGACGATTTCGCGCTGTTCACGTCGGACTATTTTCTGGAGCTGTGGAACAAGATCAGCGGGCTGATCTTCATCCTGACGTTCGCGGTGGCGTTTGTGGCGCTGCTGGTCGGAGGGATCGGGGTGATGAACATCATGCTGGTGAGCGTGACGGAGCGGACGCGGGAGATCGGGGTGCGCAAGGCGGTCGGGGCGAAGCGCAGCAACATTCTGCTGCAGTTTCTGCTGGAGTCGGTGGTGCTGTGCGCGGTGGGCGGGGTGATCGGAGTGCTGGCGGGATCGGGGCTGGGGCTTTCCCTGCGCGTTGTGCTGTCGTTTCCGGCGACGCTCTCGGTATTCTGGATCCTGACGGCGCTGACACTGTGCGCGGTGATCGGAATCGGCTTCGGGATGTACCCGGCGTGGAAGGCGGCACGGCTGGATCCGGTGGAGGCGCTGCGGCATGAATGA
- a CDS encoding ABC transporter permease: MNFSEAVGIATSSLWTHKLRSVLTLLGVVIGVTSVIAVVSLINGANRYVTEKVFRLGADVFGLAKQPSIVTNVDDYLEFQKRKAIRYEDYEAVRELCRSCTEVGASLGGRVETKSGLNSVKDTNLRAWTPQMAQLYDVELAAGRHINESDMRSAAPVCVIGWDVVENLLPGVDPLGREIRWNNLPCQVIGVGTKLGSTLGSSQDNWIILPLNTYRKEFGSPRDSLRVTARTVSAARIQATVDEVRQIMRGRRHLAYGAKDDFSLETSDSFLELWKSISSTFFFVTIAIASISLVVGGIVIMNIMLVSVTERTREIGLRKSVGARRGDILLQFLIESSTIALVGGALGVALGVLVAKLLSWVSPLPSAVQLWSVAGGLLVALSVGLFFGTYPASKAARLDPVVALRSE; this comes from the coding sequence ATGAATTTTTCGGAGGCGGTGGGGATTGCCACATCCAGTTTGTGGACGCACAAACTGCGCAGCGTGCTGACGCTGCTGGGAGTGGTGATCGGGGTGACGTCGGTGATCGCGGTGGTGAGCCTGATCAATGGAGCCAACCGCTACGTGACGGAGAAGGTGTTCCGGCTGGGCGCGGACGTCTTCGGGCTGGCCAAGCAGCCCTCCATCGTCACTAACGTGGACGACTATCTGGAATTTCAGAAGCGCAAGGCGATCCGGTACGAGGACTACGAGGCGGTGCGCGAGCTATGCCGGAGCTGCACGGAAGTGGGAGCATCGCTGGGCGGGCGAGTGGAGACGAAGTCCGGGCTGAACTCGGTGAAGGACACGAATTTGCGGGCATGGACGCCGCAGATGGCGCAGCTTTACGACGTGGAGCTGGCGGCGGGGCGGCACATCAACGAGTCCGATATGCGCAGCGCGGCGCCGGTGTGCGTAATTGGCTGGGACGTGGTGGAAAATCTACTGCCGGGGGTGGATCCGCTGGGGAGGGAGATCCGCTGGAACAATCTGCCCTGCCAGGTCATCGGGGTGGGGACGAAGCTGGGGTCGACGCTGGGGAGTTCGCAGGACAACTGGATCATCCTGCCGCTGAACACGTACCGGAAGGAGTTCGGATCGCCGCGGGATTCGCTGCGGGTGACGGCGCGGACGGTATCGGCGGCGCGCATTCAGGCGACGGTGGATGAAGTGCGGCAGATCATGCGCGGGCGGCGGCACCTGGCGTACGGGGCGAAGGACGATTTCAGCCTGGAGACGAGCGATTCGTTTCTGGAGCTGTGGAAGAGCATCAGCTCGACGTTTTTCTTCGTGACCATCGCCATCGCCTCGATTTCCCTGGTGGTGGGCGGGATCGTGATCATGAACATCATGCTGGTGAGCGTGACGGAACGGACCCGGGAGATCGGGCTGCGGAAATCGGTGGGGGCGCGGCGGGGAGACATTCTGCTGCAGTTTCTGATCGAGTCGTCGACAATCGCGCTGGTTGGCGGGGCGCTGGGAGTGGCGCTGGGAGTGCTGGTGGCGAAGCTGCTGTCGTGGGTCTCGCCGCTGCCGAGCGCGGTGCAGTTATGGTCGGTGGCGGGCGGACTGCTGGTGGCGCTGAGCGTGGGGCTGTTCTTCGGGACGTATCCGGCATCCAAGGCGGCGCGGCTGGACCCGGTGGTGGCGCTGCGTTCGGAGTAG
- the ruvC gene encoding crossover junction endodeoxyribonuclease RuvC: MRVLGLDPAAAGPTGYGIVEGDGRRCRMLHYGALRVAKKRQHESGGAALAEVHALLGRLIAEYRPQVLAVESVFTALNMKTALRLAEVRGVVLLAAEQHGLAVHSYSPREIKASVAGHGNASKEQMQVMVRALLALAETPQPADAADALAVALCHLQAEQKRRRFGMPATPATEKLLARAARTFS; encoded by the coding sequence ATCCGCGTGCTGGGGCTGGACCCTGCGGCGGCGGGACCCACGGGCTACGGCATCGTGGAAGGCGACGGGCGGCGCTGCCGGATGCTGCATTACGGGGCGCTGCGCGTGGCCAAGAAGCGGCAGCACGAATCGGGGGGAGCGGCGCTTGCGGAAGTGCATGCGCTGCTGGGGCGGCTGATTGCGGAGTACCGGCCGCAGGTGCTGGCGGTGGAATCGGTGTTTACGGCCCTGAACATGAAGACGGCGCTGCGGCTGGCGGAAGTGCGCGGGGTGGTGCTGCTGGCGGCGGAGCAGCACGGGCTGGCGGTACACAGTTATTCGCCGCGGGAAATCAAGGCTTCCGTGGCGGGACACGGCAACGCGTCCAAGGAGCAAATGCAGGTGATGGTACGCGCGCTGCTGGCGCTCGCCGAGACGCCGCAGCCTGCGGATGCGGCGGACGCGCTGGCGGTGGCGCTCTGCCATTTGCAGGCCGAGCAGAAGCGGCGGCGATTCGGCATGCCCGCAACGCCGGCGACGGAAAAACTTCTCGCGCGCGCCGCGCGCACCTTCTCCTGA
- a CDS encoding YebC/PmpR family DNA-binding transcriptional regulator, which yields MSGHSKWATIKHKKAATDAKRGRVFTRYIREITIAARSGGGDPNTNPRLRTAIASAKNENMPSDNIERAILRGTGQLEGEQYEEVTFEGYGPGGVGMLIQVVTTNRNRIVGEMRHLISKNGGNMAEAGAVGWMFHRKGEIVVPKEAASEDKVLGIVLDAGADDLKDDGSTWYITTPPEALDAVKDALTKEGITPDSAEIGMVPQNFVKLTGPQAQQMLRLVEALEEHDDVQHVYANFDIDESEIQAAVSAG from the coding sequence ATGTCCGGGCATTCAAAATGGGCCACCATTAAACATAAGAAGGCGGCCACCGACGCGAAGCGCGGGCGTGTGTTCACGCGGTACATCCGCGAAATCACAATTGCGGCGCGGAGCGGCGGCGGCGATCCGAATACCAACCCGCGCTTGCGCACGGCCATCGCTTCGGCCAAGAACGAAAACATGCCGAGCGACAACATCGAGCGCGCGATCCTGCGCGGCACGGGGCAGCTGGAAGGCGAGCAGTACGAGGAAGTGACGTTCGAAGGCTACGGGCCGGGCGGCGTGGGCATGCTGATCCAGGTCGTGACGACGAACCGCAACCGCATTGTCGGGGAGATGCGCCACCTGATCAGCAAGAACGGCGGGAACATGGCGGAAGCCGGGGCCGTGGGCTGGATGTTCCACCGCAAGGGAGAGATCGTGGTGCCCAAGGAAGCGGCCAGCGAGGACAAGGTGCTGGGGATCGTGCTGGACGCGGGCGCCGACGACCTGAAGGACGACGGCTCGACCTGGTACATCACCACCCCGCCGGAAGCGCTGGATGCCGTGAAGGACGCCCTGACCAAGGAAGGCATCACGCCAGACTCAGCGGAGATCGGGATGGTGCCGCAGAACTTCGTCAAGCTCACCGGGCCCCAAGCCCAGCAGATGCTCCGGCTGGTGGAAGCCTTGGAAGAGCACGACGATGTGCAGCACGTCTACGCCAACTTCGACATCGACGAATCGGAGATCCAGGCCGCCGTCAGCGCCGGATGA
- a CDS encoding glycosyltransferase family 4 protein: protein MTATLSPPSGTPSHTAPAPRRYRVLTIASHAVQYAAPVVREMARHPQLDLQMAYCSLQGAQAGVDPEFGVAVQWDVPLLEGYPWVLVPNRSWRPGLGRFFGLFNPGLWRLLRRGSFDAVILWTGYACASFWIALLAAKLHGVAVLFGTDATTIEPRNGRPWKRALKKIVWPRLFRLADQVIVPSSGARDLMHSLGIPEDRVTLTPYSVDNDWWMQQSAKVDRQAVRAVWGATPANPVVLFCAKLQPWKRPSDLLRAFARAALADAFLVFAGEGPLRAQLEAETAALGLRDRVRFLGFVNQSQLPAIYTAADIMVLPSEYDAFAVVVNEAMCCGCPVIASDCVGAARDLVFPVCPEFVYPCGNSDALAHLLKTALADRPSLQRFSQAALARMRAWSPAQNIAATVEAVQRAVARSRRFPRQQLSHSAATQETPDAPQKPS from the coding sequence ATGACCGCGACCCTCTCGCCGCCATCCGGCACGCCCTCGCACACCGCTCCCGCGCCTCGCCGCTACCGTGTTCTAACCATTGCCTCCCATGCCGTCCAGTACGCCGCGCCGGTCGTCCGCGAAATGGCCCGCCACCCCCAACTGGACCTGCAGATGGCCTATTGCAGCTTGCAGGGAGCGCAAGCCGGCGTGGACCCCGAGTTTGGCGTCGCTGTGCAATGGGATGTGCCCCTGCTCGAAGGCTACCCCTGGGTGCTGGTTCCCAACCGCTCCTGGCGCCCGGGCCTCGGCCGCTTTTTCGGTCTTTTCAACCCCGGCTTGTGGCGTCTGCTGCGCCGCGGCTCGTTCGATGCCGTGATTCTCTGGACCGGCTATGCCTGTGCCAGCTTTTGGATCGCCCTCCTGGCGGCGAAACTCCACGGCGTCGCGGTTTTGTTCGGCACCGACGCCACGACCATCGAGCCCCGCAACGGCCGTCCCTGGAAGCGCGCCCTCAAAAAAATTGTTTGGCCGCGCCTGTTCCGCCTCGCCGATCAAGTGATTGTCCCCTCTTCTGGCGCGCGCGATCTCATGCATTCTCTCGGCATCCCGGAGGATCGCGTTACGCTTACGCCCTACTCCGTGGACAACGACTGGTGGATGCAGCAATCCGCGAAGGTCGACCGCCAGGCCGTCCGCGCCGTCTGGGGCGCCACGCCAGCCAATCCCGTCGTCCTCTTCTGCGCCAAGCTCCAGCCCTGGAAACGCCCTTCCGATCTTTTGCGCGCTTTTGCCCGGGCCGCGCTCGCCGATGCCTTCCTCGTCTTCGCCGGAGAAGGGCCGCTGCGCGCGCAGCTCGAGGCCGAAACCGCCGCCCTCGGCCTTCGCGACCGCGTCCGCTTCCTCGGCTTCGTCAACCAGTCGCAGCTCCCCGCCATCTACACCGCCGCCGATATCATGGTTCTCCCGTCCGAGTACGATGCGTTCGCTGTGGTCGTCAATGAAGCTATGTGCTGCGGCTGCCCGGTCATCGCCAGCGACTGCGTCGGCGCCGCCCGCGATCTGGTCTTCCCGGTCTGCCCCGAATTCGTCTATCCCTGCGGCAACTCGGATGCTCTCGCGCATCTGCTGAAAACTGCCTTGGCCGATCGCCCCAGTCTCCAGCGTTTCAGCCAGGCAGCGCTCGCCCGCATGCGCGCCTGGTCGCCCGCACAGAACATCGCCGCTACCGTCGAAGCTGTCCAGCGTGCCGTCGCTCGCTCCCGCCGCTTTCCGCGCCAGCAGCTTTCCCATTCTGCCGCCACGCAGGAGACTCCTGACGCTCCGCAGAAACCCTCCTAA
- a CDS encoding glycosyltransferase family 4 protein produces MKLLIYSHFFAPSIGGVETIVLSLARGLAERRTSSGELEFDVTLVTQTPAGTYDDCALPFRVVRRPGFLQLWRLLRAADVVHLAGPALPPLFLGLLARKPVILEHHGFQAICPNGQLLYEPTQAPCPGHFMAGRHAQCLRCNSAQGPLASFKLWLLTFLRRFLSKRAAANITPVQWLVDLLQLPSAQAIPHGLNTSRIFPERQPSPGPPVIAFQGRLVTTKGIRVLFEAARLLQEQSVSFVLYVIGDGPERRSLESLAGEWQLAPRVRFFGSLPSAELDAVLAQATVVVVPSLGGEVFGLVLAENMLRGLPVVASDLGAFVEVLGGAGVTFRTADAADLARRLALLLHDASAAANIGARARERVLAFLDSNRMIETHARVYRTLSPAGTR; encoded by the coding sequence ATGAAGTTGCTGATCTATTCCCATTTTTTTGCCCCCAGCATCGGCGGCGTGGAGACCATCGTGCTCTCCCTCGCTCGCGGCCTTGCGGAGCGCCGCACATCTTCGGGCGAGTTGGAATTTGACGTGACACTCGTGACCCAGACCCCGGCGGGGACTTACGACGACTGCGCGCTCCCTTTTCGCGTCGTGCGCCGCCCCGGCTTTCTACAACTCTGGCGTCTGCTCCGTGCCGCCGACGTCGTGCACCTCGCTGGCCCCGCCCTCCCTCCGCTTTTTCTCGGCCTCCTCGCGCGCAAGCCCGTGATCCTCGAACATCACGGCTTTCAAGCCATCTGCCCCAACGGCCAGCTTCTCTACGAACCCACGCAGGCTCCTTGCCCCGGACACTTCATGGCCGGACGCCACGCCCAATGCCTCCGCTGCAATTCCGCCCAGGGCCCGCTGGCCAGCTTCAAGCTCTGGCTGCTCACCTTCCTCCGCCGCTTTCTCAGCAAGCGCGCCGCCGCCAATATCACCCCGGTGCAGTGGCTCGTGGATCTCCTGCAGTTGCCGAGCGCGCAGGCCATTCCCCATGGCCTGAATACCTCCCGGATTTTCCCGGAGCGCCAGCCCTCGCCCGGCCCGCCCGTCATCGCCTTCCAGGGACGCTTGGTCACCACCAAAGGCATCCGTGTCCTCTTCGAAGCCGCGCGCCTCCTGCAAGAGCAATCCGTTTCCTTCGTTCTGTACGTCATCGGCGACGGCCCGGAGCGCCGATCGCTCGAATCCCTCGCCGGCGAATGGCAGCTCGCCCCGCGCGTCCGCTTTTTCGGCTCGCTGCCGTCCGCGGAGCTGGACGCTGTCCTGGCGCAGGCCACGGTCGTCGTGGTTCCCTCCCTCGGCGGAGAAGTTTTCGGCCTGGTGCTCGCAGAGAACATGTTGCGCGGTCTGCCGGTAGTCGCTTCCGATCTCGGCGCTTTCGTGGAAGTTCTCGGCGGTGCCGGTGTCACCTTCCGCACCGCCGATGCCGCGGACCTCGCCCGCCGGCTCGCCCTTTTGCTCCACGACGCCTCCGCTGCCGCGAATATCGGCGCACGCGCCCGAGAAAGGGTGCTCGCTTTCTTGGATAGCAACCGTATGATAGAAACGCACGCGCGGGTTTATCGCACTCTATCCCCCGCCGGGACTCGGTGA
- a CDS encoding methyltransferase domain-containing protein — MLHTTTNSGLHEFVFENVIRRYARSGARAADLGAGPGAMAARLHSLDLDVLAVDRDASGFAAELPYLSLDFNQPDFAAQLGPGSFALVTAIEVIEHVESPIGFLRNIARLLTPDGVAVLTTPNVDSLPARLKFLLRGKIRTMDEHGEPTHISPVFWDLLQRQFLPLAGLQLREHLVFPPNGFQLTRKPLAWLLRIAAALFPGETLLGDNQILVLGRRP; from the coding sequence ATGCTGCATACAACGACAAATTCCGGCTTGCATGAGTTCGTCTTCGAAAACGTCATCCGGCGCTACGCCCGTTCCGGGGCCCGCGCCGCGGATCTCGGCGCCGGCCCCGGGGCCATGGCCGCGCGCCTCCACTCCCTCGATTTGGATGTCCTCGCCGTCGATCGCGACGCCAGCGGTTTCGCTGCGGAACTCCCGTATCTCTCCCTCGATTTCAACCAGCCGGATTTCGCTGCGCAGCTTGGTCCGGGCTCTTTCGCACTAGTCACCGCCATAGAAGTCATCGAGCACGTGGAAAGCCCCATCGGCTTTCTCCGCAATATCGCCCGCTTGTTGACTCCTGACGGTGTCGCCGTTCTGACCACTCCCAATGTGGATTCCCTCCCGGCGCGCCTTAAATTCCTATTACGCGGGAAAATCCGTACCATGGATGAGCACGGAGAGCCGACCCACATCTCCCCGGTTTTCTGGGATCTCCTCCAGCGCCAGTTCCTGCCGCTGGCCGGTCTGCAGCTCCGCGAACATCTCGTTTTCCCCCCCAACGGCTTCCAGCTCACCCGCAAGCCCCTCGCCTGGCTCCTGCGCATCGCCGCCGCACTTTTTCCCGGCGAAACTCTCCTCGGCGACAATCAGATTCTGGTCCTCGGGCGCCGTCCATGA
- a CDS encoding glycosyltransferase family 4 protein, with protein sequence MRLAVATPFLDRRHGTERALAELLERLVRDYRCTVYLYAQRVTDCSPALLGPLSGDAPRVVWRRVPSLPGPHLLRFAAWFVLNTLLRKWDALVRGLRFDLVFSPGINCPDAQVVLVHAVFHRLAALQHSQPLLRALPLSAWPAILHRGLYYRFIRFLERRIYANPAVTLAAVSRRTARQLEEFFTRREVPVVWNGVDTAVFHPAARHSRRLSARQRWNFREDETVFLLIGNDWKNKGLPTLLQAAALCSDLPLRLLIVGEEDPARFAAALASCNLQQRVSFSSPVADVVDLYAAADAYAGPSLEDSFNLPALEAMACGLPIILSTSAGLSDALHDGVDALLLQNAQDPAELAALLRKLLQNPALRERLGTQAAATAHGLSWEEHARRIHALLETRLAASRTLS encoded by the coding sequence TTGCGCCTCGCCGTCGCCACTCCGTTCCTCGACCGCCGCCACGGCACCGAGCGCGCTCTCGCCGAACTTCTCGAGCGCCTGGTCCGCGATTATCGCTGCACCGTCTATCTCTATGCCCAGCGCGTCACGGATTGCTCCCCCGCGCTTCTCGGCCCCCTTTCCGGCGATGCCCCTCGCGTCGTCTGGCGCCGCGTCCCCTCCCTCCCCGGACCGCACCTCCTGCGATTCGCCGCCTGGTTCGTCCTCAACACCTTGCTGCGCAAGTGGGACGCCCTTGTCCGCGGCCTCCGCTTCGATCTCGTTTTTTCCCCCGGCATCAACTGTCCCGACGCCCAGGTCGTCCTCGTCCACGCCGTTTTTCACCGCCTCGCCGCCCTGCAGCATTCCCAGCCCCTGCTCCGCGCGCTCCCCTTGTCCGCCTGGCCCGCCATCCTCCACCGCGGCCTTTACTACCGGTTCATCCGCTTTCTGGAGCGGCGTATCTACGCCAATCCTGCGGTCACGCTTGCCGCTGTCTCCCGTCGCACCGCCCGGCAGCTCGAAGAGTTCTTTACCCGCCGCGAAGTTCCCGTTGTCTGGAATGGCGTCGATACCGCCGTCTTCCACCCCGCGGCGCGCCACTCGCGCCGCCTTTCCGCCCGCCAACGCTGGAACTTCCGCGAGGACGAAACCGTCTTCCTGCTCATTGGCAACGACTGGAAAAACAAAGGCCTCCCCACGCTGCTCCAGGCCGCCGCCCTCTGCAGCGATCTCCCCCTGCGCCTTCTCATTGTCGGCGAAGAAGACCCCGCACGCTTTGCCGCTGCCCTCGCCAGTTGTAACCTCCAGCAACGCGTCTCCTTCTCCTCTCCCGTCGCCGACGTCGTGGATCTCTATGCCGCCGCCGACGCCTACGCCGGCCCTTCCCTCGAGGACTCCTTCAACCTTCCTGCCCTGGAAGCCATGGCCTGCGGCCTTCCCATCATCCTCAGCACGTCTGCCGGATTGAGCGACGCCCTTCACGACGGCGTGGATGCCCTGCTGCTCCAGAATGCCCAGGACCCCGCCGAACTCGCCGCTTTGCTTCGTAAACTCCTCCAGAATCCCGCGCTCCGCGAACGTTTGGGAACGCAAGCAGCCGCCACCGCCCACGGACTTTCCTGGGAAGAGCATGCCCGCCGCATCCACGCACTCCTGGAAACGCGCCTCGCGGCTTCGCGCACGCTCTCTTGA
- a CDS encoding class I SAM-dependent methyltransferase: MTEKLDRAVAIQRQYYKETAARYDDMHAHEGDDAIASSKLLHSLVRMVDARTLLDVGAGTGRGIRHLLDAMPHLSVLGVEPVAALIAQAVAKNGIPPGMILQGVGEALPFADASCDVVCSFGILHHIQRPDAVIREMLRVAKKMVLIADSNRFGQGSYATRLLKLALYKAKLWPFVNFLKTRGRGYQVTPGDGLAYSYSVYDSFDCIAEWADQLILVPAPGSKAGSWLHPLLTSPGVIVCALKEIP; this comes from the coding sequence ATGACCGAGAAGCTTGATCGCGCGGTGGCCATCCAGCGGCAGTACTACAAGGAAACGGCGGCTCGCTACGATGACATGCATGCCCATGAGGGGGACGATGCCATTGCCAGCAGCAAGCTCCTGCACTCCCTGGTGCGCATGGTTGATGCCCGCACTCTTCTGGATGTCGGCGCCGGCACGGGTCGTGGAATTCGCCACCTGCTGGACGCTATGCCCCATCTTTCCGTTCTCGGCGTTGAGCCGGTGGCCGCTCTTATCGCGCAGGCGGTCGCGAAAAACGGCATTCCCCCGGGAATGATCCTGCAAGGAGTCGGCGAGGCCCTGCCTTTTGCGGATGCCAGTTGCGACGTGGTCTGCTCCTTCGGCATTCTGCATCACATTCAGAGGCCCGATGCCGTCATTCGCGAGATGTTGCGCGTAGCCAAGAAAATGGTGCTCATCGCCGACAGCAACCGCTTCGGCCAGGGGAGTTACGCCACCCGCCTGCTGAAGCTGGCTCTTTACAAAGCCAAGCTCTGGCCCTTTGTGAACTTTCTCAAGACTCGTGGGCGGGGCTATCAGGTGACTCCCGGAGATGGCCTCGCCTATTCCTACAGCGTTTATGATTCCTTCGACTGCATTGCGGAATGGGCCGACCAGTTGATCCTTGTCCCTGCGCCAGGCAGCAAGGCCGGCAGCTGGCTACATCCTCTGCTCACTTCTCCCGGCGTGATCGTTTGCGCCCTGAAGGAAATTCCCTAG